Proteins encoded together in one bacterium window:
- the coaD gene encoding pantetheine-phosphate adenylyltransferase, with product MRIAVYPGSFDPVHHGHIEVIRRAVCLFDRVIVAVAENIDKGLGTFPLEDRVAMLREAVAGIPTVEVVAYSGLTVDFARTRGATCLIKGLRAVGDFDYELKQSAMNRRLAPDLDTLLFIADPQFAFVSSALIREVAALGGDVGGLVAPAVAERLRVRWPRKE from the coding sequence GTGCGCATTGCCGTCTACCCAGGTAGTTTCGATCCCGTTCACCACGGACACATTGAGGTCATCCGCAGGGCCGTGTGCCTTTTTGACCGGGTCATAGTGGCGGTCGCGGAGAACATTGACAAGGGTCTGGGCACATTCCCGCTCGAGGACCGCGTGGCGATGCTGCGGGAAGCGGTCGCGGGGATCCCGACGGTCGAGGTGGTGGCCTACAGTGGGCTGACCGTTGACTTCGCACGCACGCGTGGCGCGACCTGTCTGATCAAGGGGCTGCGCGCGGTCGGGGATTTCGACTACGAGCTCAAGCAGTCGGCTATGAACCGCCGGCTGGCTCCTGACCTGGACACCCTGCTGTTCATCGCCGATCCGCAGTTCGCGTTCGTGTCATCGGCGCTCATCCGCGAGGTGGCGGCGTTGGGCGGTGACGTCGGCGGGCTTGTGGCCCCGGCGGTTGCCGAGCGACTGCGGGTCCGTTGGCCAAGGAAAGAATAG
- a CDS encoding DUF177 domain-containing protein — MRVDLRSLRAERGAALVVGCGEPVASGIAEMPFVGPVEGTLSLTNLGPSLRVEGRLVTRVDLTCDRCAAPFRAVVEAPVHEDLAWDGEEFLSTAQGTTVLDVDALAREMLLLALPTPARCRPDCPGLCGNCGADLNAGRCACE; from the coding sequence GTGAGAGTAGATCTCCGTTCCCTGCGCGCCGAACGGGGCGCTGCGCTCGTGGTGGGTTGTGGCGAGCCGGTGGCGAGCGGGATCGCCGAGATGCCGTTCGTTGGTCCCGTCGAGGGAACCCTCTCGCTCACCAATCTGGGACCGTCCCTGCGGGTGGAGGGCCGGCTGGTGACGCGGGTTGATCTGACGTGCGATCGTTGTGCCGCGCCGTTCCGCGCCGTTGTTGAAGCGCCGGTGCACGAGGATCTCGCGTGGGACGGCGAGGAGTTCCTCTCGACGGCGCAGGGCACCACGGTACTGGACGTTGACGCGCTGGCTCGAGAGATGCTCCTGCTGGCGCTGCCCACGCCGGCGCGCTGCCGTCCCGATTGCCCGGGGCTGTGCGGCAACTGCGGGGCCGATCTCAATGCTGGACGCTGTGCCTGTGAGTGA
- the rpmF gene encoding 50S ribosomal protein L32, which produces MAQKRRGPKSRTGSRRSHFKAVPPTLVTCPQCKSRIVPHRVCPSCGFYDGREVVVIKSRQPKKKEK; this is translated from the coding sequence GTGGCCCAGAAGAGACGAGGTCCCAAGTCAAGGACGGGTTCACGCCGAAGTCATTTCAAGGCGGTCCCCCCCACCCTGGTGACGTGCCCGCAGTGCAAGTCCCGGATCGTTCCCCACCGGGTTTGTCCCTCCTGCGGCTTCTACGACGGGCGCGAGGTCGTCGTAATCAAGAGCCGGCAGCCCAAGAAGAAGGAAAAGTAG